One part of the Pecten maximus chromosome 9, xPecMax1.1, whole genome shotgun sequence genome encodes these proteins:
- the LOC117334289 gene encoding uncharacterized protein LOC117334289 — MAVHLSLLVVVVLLANTATAALPFAWSDCSSDPAHNALVVHSINVSPVPLEVPGDLHLTFNATVLRPIQVAMMDFKFVRKTGANVNVPIGCVGNVGSCTFDGCSILNDLGKIGSQAVSQNVSGQISNMFANVGANISCPIQPQNIVVNDFVFHIPKLSSSMDIIANGDYNVTVYLREPATDFQLGCLTFDASLTRSSTCSGWLCSGRRRRASAP, encoded by the exons ATGGCTGTCCATCTCTCATTGTTGGTCGTCGTAGTTCTTCTGGCTAATACAGCCACAGCAGCGCTACCTTTCGCATGGTCAGATTGTT CAAGCGACCCAGCCCACAATGCACTGGTAGTCCACAGTATAAATGTGTCCCCAGTACCTCTGGAAGTTCCTGGGGATCTCCATCTGACCTTTAACGCCACCGTCCTCCGACCGATCCAGGTGGCAATGATGGACTTCAAGTTTGTGAGGAAGACTGGCGCGAATGTAAATGTACCTATCGGTTGTGTTGGAAATGTCGGAAGCTG TACGTTTGACGGATGTTCTATTCTGAATGATCTGGGTAAGATCGGAAGTCAAGCCGTGTCACAGAACGTTAGCGGACAG ATAAGCAATATGTTTGCCAACGTAGGTGCCAATATTTCCTGCCCGATACAGCCCCAAAATATTGTCGTCAATGACTTTGTGTTTCATATTCCCAAGCTCTCCAGCTCCATGGATATTATTGCCAAC GGTGACTACAATGTCACCGTATACCTTCGGGAGCCTGCTACTGATTTCCAACTTGGATGTCTGACGTTTGACGCCTCGTTAACCAGGTCGTCGACGTGTTCGGGATGGCTATGTAGCGGTCGTAGGAGACGTGCCAGTGCGCCTTAG